The Mycolicibacterium smegmatis genome has a window encoding:
- a CDS encoding CAF17-like 4Fe-4S cluster assembly/insertion protein YgfZ: MSAVPTPEGSPDAGAVWHYGDPLGEQRSAATDAVVIDRSHRAVLALTGKDRQGWLHNISSQHVSAQPDGTVTENLSLDMQGRVEDHWLQTELDGTTYLDTESWRGEPLAAYLRKMVFWSDVQIEPADLGVLSLLGPALAGDAVLSALGLSALPEEATAQPLPGGGFVRRVPSEGLELDVLVARETLDDWKQRLVSAGVRPAGMWAYEAHRVAAQRPRLGVDTDERTIPHEVGWIGGPGVGAVHLDKGCYRGQETVARVHNLGRPPRMLVLLHLDGSSDRPATGDPVLAGGRTVGRLGTVVDHVDDGPIALALVKRGLPAETELVTGGSVEVPASIDPDSLPPPDSVGAGRLAIERLRHG; the protein is encoded by the coding sequence ATGTCAGCAGTTCCTACGCCCGAGGGCAGTCCCGATGCCGGTGCCGTGTGGCACTACGGCGACCCACTCGGCGAGCAGCGCAGCGCGGCCACCGACGCGGTCGTGATCGACCGGTCCCACCGGGCGGTGCTCGCGTTGACCGGCAAGGACCGCCAGGGATGGCTGCACAACATCTCGAGTCAGCACGTCAGCGCACAGCCCGACGGCACCGTCACCGAGAACCTGAGCCTGGACATGCAGGGCCGGGTCGAGGACCACTGGCTGCAGACCGAGCTGGACGGGACGACGTACCTGGACACCGAGTCGTGGCGGGGCGAACCGCTCGCGGCGTATCTGCGCAAGATGGTGTTCTGGTCCGACGTGCAGATCGAACCCGCCGATCTCGGGGTCCTGTCGCTTCTCGGTCCGGCTCTCGCCGGTGACGCCGTGCTGTCGGCCCTTGGTCTGAGCGCGCTGCCGGAGGAGGCCACGGCACAACCGCTGCCCGGCGGGGGTTTCGTCCGCCGCGTGCCTTCCGAGGGCCTGGAACTCGACGTGCTGGTCGCCCGGGAGACGCTCGACGACTGGAAGCAGCGCCTCGTCTCCGCGGGTGTACGCCCCGCCGGGATGTGGGCGTACGAGGCGCACCGGGTGGCCGCCCAGCGGCCACGCCTGGGCGTGGACACCGACGAGCGGACGATCCCGCACGAGGTCGGCTGGATCGGCGGCCCCGGCGTCGGCGCCGTCCACTTGGACAAGGGCTGCTACCGGGGCCAGGAGACCGTCGCACGCGTGCACAACCTGGGCCGTCCGCCGCGGATGCTGGTGCTGCTGCACCTCGACGGCTCCTCGGACCGTCCGGCCACGGGCGATCCGGTGCTCGCGGGCGGCCGCACCGTCGGGCGGCTCGGCACGGTCGTCGACCACGTCGACGACGGCCCCATCGCGCTCGCACTCGTCAAACGGGGCCTGCCCGCCGAGACCGAACTGGTGACCGGTGGCAGCGTCGAGGTGCCCGCGAGCATCGACCCGGACTCACTGCCTCCGCCGGACAGCGTGGGTGCCGGCCGGCTCGCCATCGAGCGCCTGCGTCACGGTTAG
- a CDS encoding DUF3073 domain-containing protein — MGRGRAKAKQTKVARELKYSSPQTDFERLQRELSGGSASDGVNDADDDWATEDDWRR; from the coding sequence ATGGGCCGCGGCCGGGCGAAGGCAAAGCAGACCAAGGTTGCACGTGAGCTCAAGTACAGCTCACCTCAAACCGATTTTGAACGGCTCCAGCGCGAGCTGTCGGGCGGTTCCGCCTCCGACGGTGTCAACGACGCCGACGACGACTGGGCGACTGAGGACGACTGGCGGCGCTGA
- the purM gene encoding phosphoribosylformylglycinamidine cyclo-ligase, with protein sequence MTDREDSVSSDAISYASAGVDIEAGDRAVELFKPLAAKATRPEVRGGLGGFAGLFALKRDYREPVLASSTDGVGTKLAIAQAMDKHDTVGLDLVAMVVDDLVVCGAEPLFLQDYIAVGRTVPERVSAIVAGIAEGCVRAGCALLGGETAEHPGLMEPDHYDISATGVGIVEADDVLGPDRVRPGDVIIAMASSGLHSNGYSLARKVLLEIDRMNLAGHVEEFGRTLGEELLEPTLIYAKDCLALAAETQVRTFCHVTGGGLAGNLERVIPHGLTAELDRGTWTPAPVFGMIAQRGRIERAEMEKTFNMGVGMVAVVAPEDTDRALAILTARHLNCWTLGTVKKGGKDSVRAQLVGQHPRF encoded by the coding sequence ATGACCGATCGCGAAGACTCCGTTTCCAGTGATGCAATCTCCTACGCGTCGGCCGGGGTCGACATCGAAGCTGGCGATCGCGCCGTGGAGTTGTTCAAGCCTCTGGCCGCCAAGGCCACCCGCCCTGAGGTCCGTGGCGGCCTCGGCGGTTTCGCGGGCCTGTTCGCCCTCAAGCGTGATTATCGAGAGCCGGTGCTGGCCTCGTCCACAGACGGTGTCGGCACCAAACTGGCGATAGCGCAGGCGATGGACAAGCACGACACCGTCGGCCTCGACCTGGTCGCGATGGTGGTCGACGACCTCGTGGTGTGCGGCGCCGAACCGTTGTTCCTGCAGGACTACATCGCCGTCGGGCGCACCGTGCCCGAGCGCGTGAGTGCCATCGTGGCAGGCATCGCCGAGGGCTGTGTGCGGGCCGGATGCGCGCTGCTGGGCGGCGAGACCGCCGAGCACCCGGGGCTGATGGAACCGGACCACTACGACATCTCCGCGACCGGTGTGGGCATCGTGGAGGCCGACGACGTGCTGGGCCCCGACCGGGTCAGGCCGGGCGACGTCATCATCGCCATGGCTTCGAGCGGTCTGCACTCCAACGGCTACTCGTTGGCCCGCAAGGTCCTGCTGGAGATCGACCGGATGAACCTCGCCGGCCACGTCGAGGAGTTCGGCCGCACGCTCGGTGAGGAGCTGCTCGAACCCACCCTGATCTACGCCAAGGACTGCCTGGCGCTCGCCGCCGAGACCCAGGTGCGAACCTTCTGCCACGTCACCGGTGGTGGCCTGGCGGGCAACCTCGAACGCGTCATCCCGCACGGCCTCACCGCCGAACTGGACCGCGGCACGTGGACCCCGGCGCCGGTGTTCGGCATGATCGCTCAGCGCGGACGGATCGAACGCGCCGAGATGGAGAAGACGTTCAACATGGGTGTCGGCATGGTCGCCGTCGTCGCTCCCGAGGACACCGATCGTGCGCTGGCCATACTGACCGCTCGGCATCTGAATTGCTGGACGCTGGGCACGGTCAAGAAGGGCGGCAAGGACAGTGTGCGCGCCCAGTTGGTCGGCCAGCACCCACGGTTCTAG
- a CDS encoding NAD(P)H-binding protein, whose protein sequence is MRGGPTASAPTRKETVLARCLVTGATGYVGGRLTPLLVAAGHDVRVLARTPEKLSGVPWRDDVEVARGDLSDLDSLRSAFTGIDVLYYLVHSMGTATDFADSEREAAANVAEVAKDAGVRRIVYLGGLHPDDAQLSPHLASRTLVGETLMASGVETVVLQAGVVVGSGSASFEMIRHLTDRLPVMTTPKWVHNRIQPIAVRDILHYLVQSASVPFPTTRAWDVGGPDVLKYGDMMQVYAEEAGLRRRRMVVLPWLTPTIASWWVGLVTPIPSGLARPLVESLHCDAICGEHDIDAVIPPPEGGLTSYRDAVALALACQSRPDTGAAWFNEPADSLPSDPDWSGAPAEVAEFRTPSRGADPTATLRNVAEAAWERQGWRVLPDDPSGPLTLTKDARLGRAWLQFTAEGDGAVVHRSVLRPRGLLGQVYAATVWPLRRRMLHRRADALFSG, encoded by the coding sequence ATCCGTGGCGGACCCACTGCCTCCGCACCGACCCGGAAGGAGACCGTTCTGGCGCGCTGTCTGGTTACCGGAGCCACCGGCTACGTCGGGGGCCGTTTGACGCCGCTGCTCGTCGCCGCGGGTCACGACGTGCGGGTGCTGGCCCGCACCCCAGAGAAACTTTCCGGCGTACCGTGGCGCGACGACGTCGAGGTGGCCCGTGGCGACCTCTCCGACCTGGACTCGCTGCGCAGCGCCTTCACCGGCATCGACGTCCTCTACTACCTGGTGCATTCGATGGGCACGGCCACCGACTTCGCCGACTCCGAACGCGAGGCGGCCGCCAATGTCGCCGAGGTCGCCAAAGACGCGGGTGTGCGGCGCATCGTCTATCTCGGTGGTCTGCACCCCGACGACGCGCAGCTGTCCCCGCACCTGGCCTCGCGGACGCTGGTGGGCGAGACGCTCATGGCCTCGGGCGTGGAGACGGTCGTGCTGCAGGCCGGCGTCGTGGTGGGTTCGGGGTCGGCGTCGTTCGAGATGATCCGGCACCTGACCGATCGCCTGCCCGTCATGACGACGCCGAAGTGGGTGCACAACCGGATCCAGCCGATCGCGGTGCGCGACATCCTGCACTATCTCGTGCAGTCCGCGAGCGTGCCGTTCCCGACGACGCGTGCCTGGGACGTCGGCGGGCCCGACGTGCTCAAGTACGGGGACATGATGCAGGTCTACGCCGAGGAGGCCGGCCTGCGCCGACGCCGGATGGTGGTACTGCCGTGGCTGACGCCCACGATCGCGAGCTGGTGGGTCGGGTTGGTCACGCCGATCCCCTCCGGCCTGGCGCGTCCGCTCGTGGAGTCACTGCATTGCGACGCGATCTGCGGTGAGCACGACATCGATGCGGTGATCCCGCCACCCGAGGGCGGGTTGACGTCCTACCGCGACGCCGTCGCGCTGGCGCTGGCATGCCAGTCACGCCCGGACACCGGGGCGGCGTGGTTCAACGAGCCCGCCGACTCGTTGCCCTCGGACCCGGACTGGTCGGGCGCCCCGGCCGAGGTCGCCGAGTTCAGGACGCCTTCGCGCGGTGCCGATCCGACGGCGACGCTGCGGAACGTGGCCGAGGCAGCGTGGGAGCGTCAGGGTTGGCGTGTGCTGCCCGACGATCCCTCCGGACCGTTGACGCTGACCAAAGATGCTCGCCTGGGTCGCGCGTGGCTGCAGTTCACGGCCGAGGGTGACGGGGCTGTGGTCCACCGCAGCGTGCTGCGCCCACGTGGACTGCTCGGACAGGTCTATGCCGCGACCGTGTGGCCACTGCGGCGCCGCATGCTGCACCGCCGGGCCGACGCACTGTTCTCGGGGTGA
- the purF gene encoding amidophosphoribosyltransferase → MIGHDDNESENEPREECGVFGVWAPGEEVAKLTYYGLYALQHRGQEAAGIAVADGSQVLVFKDLGLVSQVFDEQTLAAMPGHVAVGHCRYSTTGSTTWENAQPVFRNTAAGTGVALGHNGNLVNTAELAARARDNGLMELKGGPAATTDSDILGALLAHGAADATLEQAALELLPTVRGAFCLTFMDENTLYAARDPHGVRPLSLGRLDRGWVVASETAALDIVGASFVRDIEPGELLAIDADGVRSTRFANPEPKGCVFEYVYLARPDSTLVGRSVHATRVDIGRRLAREHPIEADLVIGVPESGTPAAVGYAQESGIPFGQGLMKNAYVGRTFIQPSQTIRQLGIRLKLNPLREVIRGKRLIVVDDSIVRGNTQRALVRMLREAGALEVHVRIASPPVKWPCFYGIDFATPAELIANAASQEHEGEMLEAVRHAIGADSLGYISQQGMIAATEQPASRLCSACFDGKYPIELPGETALGKNVIEHMLASAARSGIPVAQNDNASALRRP, encoded by the coding sequence GTGATCGGCCACGACGACAACGAGTCCGAAAATGAACCCCGTGAGGAATGTGGCGTCTTCGGCGTCTGGGCCCCGGGCGAAGAAGTTGCCAAGCTGACCTACTACGGCCTCTACGCCCTGCAGCACCGCGGGCAGGAAGCCGCGGGTATCGCGGTCGCCGATGGCTCCCAGGTGCTGGTCTTCAAGGATCTGGGCCTGGTCAGTCAGGTGTTCGACGAGCAGACCCTGGCCGCGATGCCGGGTCACGTCGCCGTCGGCCACTGCCGGTACTCCACCACCGGGTCCACGACCTGGGAGAACGCGCAGCCCGTGTTCCGCAACACCGCGGCGGGCACCGGCGTCGCGCTCGGTCACAACGGCAACCTGGTCAACACGGCCGAGCTGGCTGCCCGTGCCCGCGACAACGGTCTGATGGAGCTCAAGGGCGGCCCCGCTGCCACCACCGACTCCGACATCCTCGGTGCGCTGCTCGCGCACGGCGCGGCCGACGCGACGCTCGAACAGGCCGCCCTCGAACTGCTTCCCACCGTCCGCGGCGCGTTCTGCCTGACGTTCATGGACGAGAACACCCTCTACGCCGCGCGCGACCCGCACGGCGTACGCCCGCTGTCGCTGGGCCGCCTTGACCGCGGCTGGGTGGTCGCGTCGGAGACCGCGGCGCTCGACATCGTCGGCGCCTCGTTCGTCCGCGACATCGAACCCGGCGAACTGCTCGCGATCGACGCCGACGGAGTGCGTTCGACGCGCTTCGCCAACCCCGAGCCCAAGGGCTGCGTGTTCGAGTACGTGTATCTGGCCCGCCCCGACAGCACGCTGGTCGGCCGCTCGGTGCACGCGACCCGCGTCGACATCGGCCGCCGCCTGGCGCGTGAACATCCCATCGAGGCCGACCTGGTGATCGGCGTGCCGGAATCCGGTACGCCCGCCGCGGTCGGCTACGCGCAGGAATCGGGCATCCCCTTCGGCCAGGGCCTGATGAAGAACGCGTATGTGGGCCGCACCTTCATCCAGCCGTCCCAGACCATCCGCCAGCTGGGCATCCGCCTCAAGCTCAACCCGCTGCGCGAGGTGATCCGTGGCAAGCGGCTGATCGTCGTCGACGATTCGATCGTGCGCGGCAACACCCAGCGTGCGCTCGTGCGGATGTTGCGCGAGGCCGGGGCGCTCGAGGTGCACGTGCGGATCGCATCCCCGCCGGTCAAGTGGCCGTGCTTCTACGGCATCGACTTCGCGACCCCGGCGGAGCTCATCGCCAACGCGGCCTCGCAGGAACACGAAGGCGAGATGCTCGAAGCGGTCCGCCACGCGATCGGCGCCGACAGCCTCGGCTACATCTCCCAGCAGGGCATGATCGCGGCCACCGAGCAGCCCGCGTCGCGGTTGTGCTCGGCGTGCTTCGACGGCAAGTACCCGATCGAGCTGCCCGGCGAGACCGCCCTGGGCAAGAACGTCATCGAGCACATGCTCGCCTCGGCGGCCCGCAGCGGCATCCCCGTGGCGCAGAACGACAACGCCTCGGCGTTGCGCAGGCCCTGA
- a CDS encoding FAD-dependent oxidoreductase — MSRIGARAVVLGASISGLLGARVLSEYYDEVVVVERDTLTVDAMPRRGAPQARHGHALQSGGAEVLDRLFPGLLAELSASGAIVLENGGLSRVKLCLQGHWLKTSGVMNRPVTIYSVSRPFLEMTIRRRVFGIPNVKVLDAHDAVDILAATPERITGVRVTNRHGGEEHVIEADLVLDALGRGGRTPALLESLGYGRPAEDSLTVNVNYVSQMLRLPAGLVDEAMILVGATPERPTGASLFAYENDTWMLTVAGIAGTEPPADLAGRQRFVAELGVPQLDAALRDGTPLTEPHRHRLPNSRRRRYEAMRRFPAGLLVLGDAICSFNPIYGQGMSVAAYEAHALRDLLREGDRDLARRFFRAAAEYVDQAWRMAVNSDLALPQVPGRRTAGVRLSNWLTGQVLATAAVDDGVAEQFLRVMSMLDPPTRLFRPSVLWRVAEHSQRRRRRVP; from the coding sequence ATGAGCCGAATCGGCGCGCGCGCAGTCGTTCTCGGAGCCAGTATCAGCGGGCTGCTCGGCGCGCGGGTGTTGTCGGAGTACTACGACGAGGTGGTCGTCGTCGAGCGCGACACCCTCACGGTCGACGCGATGCCGAGACGCGGTGCGCCGCAGGCGCGGCACGGCCACGCGTTGCAGAGCGGTGGCGCGGAGGTGTTGGACCGGCTGTTCCCGGGCCTGCTCGCCGAACTGTCCGCATCCGGGGCGATCGTGCTGGAGAACGGCGGGCTGTCGCGGGTCAAGCTGTGTCTGCAGGGGCACTGGCTGAAGACCTCTGGCGTCATGAACCGTCCGGTGACCATCTATTCGGTGAGCCGGCCGTTCCTCGAAATGACGATCAGAAGAAGGGTTTTCGGCATCCCGAACGTCAAGGTCCTCGACGCGCACGACGCCGTGGACATCCTCGCCGCGACACCCGAGCGCATCACCGGGGTACGGGTGACCAACCGCCACGGCGGTGAAGAACATGTGATCGAGGCCGATCTGGTTCTCGACGCCCTGGGACGCGGCGGACGCACACCTGCGCTGCTGGAGTCACTGGGTTACGGCAGACCGGCCGAGGACAGCCTCACGGTGAACGTCAATTACGTGAGCCAGATGCTCAGGCTGCCCGCAGGGCTCGTCGACGAAGCGATGATCCTGGTCGGTGCGACACCCGAGCGTCCCACCGGTGCGTCCCTGTTCGCCTACGAGAACGACACCTGGATGCTGACGGTGGCAGGGATCGCCGGGACGGAGCCACCCGCCGATCTGGCGGGGCGGCAGCGTTTCGTCGCCGAGCTCGGGGTGCCGCAGTTGGACGCCGCACTGCGCGACGGCACACCACTCACCGAACCGCACCGCCACCGGTTGCCCAACAGCCGTCGTCGCAGATACGAGGCGATGCGCCGGTTCCCGGCCGGACTGCTCGTGCTCGGCGACGCGATCTGCAGCTTCAACCCGATCTACGGGCAGGGCATGTCCGTCGCGGCGTACGAGGCCCATGCTCTGCGCGACCTGCTGCGCGAGGGCGACCGCGACCTCGCGCGACGCTTCTTCCGGGCCGCCGCCGAGTACGTCGACCAGGCGTGGCGCATGGCCGTCAACAGCGACCTCGCCCTGCCCCAGGTGCCCGGCCGCCGCACGGCCGGTGTCAGGCTGTCCAACTGGCTCACCGGTCAAGTCCTCGCCACGGCCGCTGTCGACGACGGCGTCGCCGAACAGTTCCTGCGTGTGATGAGCATGCTGGACCCGCCCACCCGGCTGTTCCGGCCGTCGGTGCTGTGGCGTGTCGCAGAACACAGCCAACGGCGACGCAGACGTGTTCCATGA
- a CDS encoding DoxX family protein — MTSQLSEKPTTDPPQRWSTATKVAFRFCFVYFGLFCLVFAQILFVFTGFLGHWLPDRAILWQMVMLDPLLGWVGRTVFGVDATLNLDSGSGDQLVIWLLVFCLFTLAVVATVIWSVLDRARADYTRLWAWFLTFLRLCVAGQMLFYGIAKLIPTQMPAPGLATLLRPYGEFSPASVLWLQVGSSYPYEMALGAVEVLAGILLFVPRTATLGALVGLVSMAQVFLLNMTFDVPVKILSGHLLLMSFVLLAPQVRRLVDLFVLQRPVGPLSQPELFDDPRSRRISTRVQAVLGVWALIGCVVITGSGWFEYGGGRDKHELYGIWAVSEFVVDGKPLPPLTTDQTRWKHVVFDEPGVLTYQRMDGALVPAPAEFDDGTIAVSDDQGGTVADFRVSRPDPQHLELDGRLAGRPAHITLEEVDPNGFTLRNRGFHWVQEYPYFR; from the coding sequence GTGACGAGCCAACTCTCCGAGAAACCGACGACCGATCCCCCGCAGCGATGGTCGACCGCCACGAAGGTCGCATTCCGTTTCTGCTTCGTCTATTTCGGCCTGTTCTGCCTGGTGTTCGCCCAGATCCTGTTCGTGTTCACCGGTTTCCTCGGCCATTGGCTGCCCGACCGGGCGATCCTGTGGCAGATGGTGATGCTGGACCCGTTGCTCGGCTGGGTGGGGCGCACGGTGTTCGGCGTCGACGCCACGCTGAACCTCGACTCGGGCAGCGGTGATCAGCTGGTCATCTGGCTGCTGGTGTTCTGCCTGTTCACGCTGGCGGTCGTCGCCACCGTCATCTGGTCGGTACTCGACCGCGCCAGGGCCGACTACACGCGGCTGTGGGCATGGTTCCTGACGTTTCTGCGCCTGTGCGTGGCCGGGCAGATGCTGTTCTACGGGATCGCCAAGCTCATCCCCACGCAGATGCCCGCGCCCGGCCTGGCGACGCTGCTGCGGCCCTACGGCGAGTTCAGCCCCGCGTCGGTGCTGTGGCTGCAGGTGGGCAGCTCCTACCCCTACGAGATGGCGCTGGGGGCCGTCGAGGTGCTGGCCGGGATCCTGCTGTTCGTGCCGAGGACCGCGACGTTGGGCGCGCTCGTCGGCCTGGTCAGCATGGCGCAGGTGTTCCTGCTGAACATGACGTTCGACGTGCCCGTCAAGATCCTGTCGGGACACCTGCTGCTGATGAGTTTCGTGCTGCTCGCACCGCAGGTGCGGCGCCTGGTGGACCTGTTCGTGCTGCAGCGTCCCGTGGGCCCGCTGAGCCAGCCGGAACTGTTCGACGATCCCCGGTCACGCAGGATCTCGACGCGGGTTCAGGCCGTGCTCGGCGTGTGGGCGTTGATCGGCTGTGTCGTGATCACCGGCAGCGGGTGGTTCGAGTACGGCGGCGGGCGCGACAAGCATGAGCTGTACGGCATCTGGGCGGTAAGCGAGTTCGTCGTCGACGGCAAGCCGCTGCCGCCGTTGACCACGGACCAAACGCGCTGGAAGCACGTTGTTTTCGACGAGCCGGGCGTACTGACCTATCAACGCATGGACGGTGCACTGGTGCCCGCTCCTGCCGAGTTCGACGATGGCACCATCGCGGTGTCCGATGACCAGGGGGGCACGGTCGCCGATTTCCGTGTGTCACGGCCCGATCCGCAGCACCTCGAACTCGATGGCCGCCTGGCGGGCCGCCCGGCGCACATCACCCTGGAGGAGGTCGACCCGAACGGGTTCACGCTGCGCAACCGCGGTTTCCACTGGGTGCAGGAGTACCCGTACTTCCGCTGA
- a CDS encoding sterol carrier family protein yields the protein MASRRSADPAKTLEAVSAVADWLRDPQRESPARAQLAEAVRLTARTLAAVAPGASVEVRVPPFVAVQCISGPKHTRGTPPNVVETDARTWLLLATGLLDIADAGASVQMSGSRAAEVAHWLPVVRIDP from the coding sequence ATGGCCAGCCGCCGTAGTGCCGATCCGGCGAAGACGCTCGAAGCGGTGTCCGCCGTTGCCGATTGGCTGCGTGACCCGCAGCGCGAGTCGCCCGCCCGCGCGCAACTCGCCGAAGCCGTGCGGCTCACCGCCAGGACGCTGGCGGCCGTCGCCCCCGGTGCGAGCGTCGAGGTGCGGGTTCCGCCGTTCGTTGCTGTGCAGTGCATATCGGGGCCCAAGCACACGCGCGGCACACCACCCAACGTCGTCGAGACCGATGCGCGAACCTGGCTCCTGCTCGCTACCGGGTTGCTCGACATCGCCGATGCGGGCGCTTCGGTGCAGATGTCCGGTTCGCGCGCGGCCGAGGTGGCGCACTGGTTGCCCGTGGTGCGTATCGACCCGTAG
- a CDS encoding MCE family protein produces the protein MSVERRKPPYRTAGLAALAIMALLLVLVGQSFRGAFDPKVRLTLLTARAGLVLDPGAKVTYNGVPVGRVAEVGTAARTGTGVRARVMLDVDPRYVPLLPANVEASVTATTVFGNKYVALRSPEHPSAQRVSTATPIDATGVTTEFNTLFETIMRITEQVDPIALNQTLSAAAQALTGLGDRFGASLLDGNAILADLNAGIAPLRRDVAGLADLAAIYADSAPDLFTGLDDAARGAATLNSQRGDVDAALIAAVGFAGATSDILERGGPYLLRGAADLVPTSRLLDDYRAMIFCTIRNYHDVAPELDRALGGDNGYSLSAAGTPSSIGAGNVYVYPDNLPRVNAKGGPEGRPGCWQKITRELWPAPYLVMDTGLSVAPYNHVELGSPIFVDYVWGRQIGEPTINP, from the coding sequence GTGTCTGTCGAGCGCCGCAAACCGCCGTACAGAACAGCCGGGCTCGCCGCGCTGGCGATCATGGCGCTGCTGCTCGTGCTCGTCGGCCAGTCGTTCCGCGGCGCGTTCGACCCCAAGGTCCGGCTGACGCTGTTGACCGCGCGCGCCGGACTGGTTCTCGACCCCGGCGCGAAGGTGACCTACAACGGTGTGCCGGTCGGCCGCGTGGCCGAGGTCGGCACCGCGGCCCGCACCGGAACCGGTGTCCGCGCGCGGGTGATGCTCGACGTCGACCCCCGCTATGTGCCGTTGTTGCCGGCCAATGTGGAGGCGTCGGTCACCGCCACGACCGTGTTCGGCAACAAGTATGTCGCGCTGCGCTCACCGGAACACCCCAGTGCACAACGGGTGTCGACGGCGACGCCCATCGACGCGACCGGCGTCACCACCGAGTTCAACACACTGTTCGAGACCATCATGCGGATCACCGAGCAGGTCGACCCCATCGCGCTGAACCAGACGCTCAGCGCGGCCGCGCAGGCACTCACGGGCCTCGGTGACCGGTTCGGCGCGTCGCTGCTCGACGGTAACGCCATCCTCGCCGATCTCAACGCGGGCATTGCTCCCCTGCGTCGCGACGTCGCCGGTTTGGCCGATCTCGCCGCGATCTACGCCGACAGCGCCCCGGATCTGTTCACCGGACTCGACGACGCCGCACGCGGTGCCGCCACGCTCAACTCGCAGCGCGGCGACGTCGACGCGGCGCTCATCGCCGCCGTCGGCTTCGCGGGCGCCACATCGGACATCCTCGAACGAGGTGGCCCCTACCTGCTGCGCGGGGCCGCGGATCTGGTGCCGACGTCGCGACTGCTCGACGACTACCGCGCCATGATCTTCTGCACCATCCGCAATTATCACGACGTCGCACCGGAACTGGATCGTGCGCTGGGTGGCGACAACGGATATTCGCTGTCGGCCGCGGGCACGCCGTCGAGCATCGGTGCGGGCAACGTGTATGTGTATCCGGACAACCTGCCGCGCGTGAACGCCAAGGGCGGGCCCGAGGGACGCCCGGGATGCTGGCAGAAGATCACCCGCGAGTTGTGGCCAGCGCCGTACCTCGTGATGGACACCGGGCTCTCGGTCGCGCCGTACAACCATGTGGAGTTGGGCTCACCGATCTTCGTCGACTACGTGTGGGGCCGTCAGATCGGCGAACCGACCATCAATCCCTGA
- a CDS encoding PPOX class F420-dependent oxidoreductase, protein MTFKPHEIAYLQAADLGRLATLQPDGTPQNSPVGFTFNEQLGTIDIAGYRMSQSQKYRNIARNNRVAFVVDDIFSRDPWRVRCLEIRGTAEQVMTSGAMGAAGDELDAAIIRITPRRIISFGIDDQETPPHQLKADIRTV, encoded by the coding sequence ATGACGTTCAAACCCCACGAGATCGCCTACCTGCAAGCCGCCGACCTGGGTCGACTGGCAACCCTCCAGCCCGACGGCACACCCCAGAACAGCCCGGTGGGATTCACCTTCAACGAACAGCTCGGCACGATCGACATCGCCGGATATCGCATGTCGCAGAGCCAGAAGTACCGCAACATCGCGCGCAACAACCGGGTCGCGTTCGTGGTCGACGACATCTTCTCGCGCGATCCCTGGCGCGTGCGCTGTCTCGAGATCCGCGGCACCGCAGAACAAGTGATGACCTCGGGGGCGATGGGCGCCGCCGGCGACGAACTGGACGCCGCGATCATCCGGATCACGCCGCGCCGCATCATCAGCTTCGGCATCGACGACCAGGAAACTCCGCCGCACCAACTCAAAGCGGATATACGAACGGTCTGA
- a CDS encoding Rv0804 family intramembrane glutamic endopeptidase yields the protein MTAAKFRALALAAALTAWNVVVDPRLPERCRPVVRALVGTALLALSRAAPGSRRSGLRPPALWSGMRTGSVAAAVVASSVVATTALPAVRTAMRERELPPAVAFWLMLGIPLGTVWSEEAAFRGALGAVGTGAFGHTGGRLLQATAFGLSHIPDARAAGEPVVGTVLATGAAGWFLDWLMHRTKSLAAPLLVHLALNEAGALAAVWYARKSPRPQ from the coding sequence ATGACCGCCGCCAAGTTCCGTGCACTGGCGCTGGCGGCGGCGCTGACGGCGTGGAACGTCGTGGTCGACCCGCGGCTTCCCGAACGGTGCAGGCCGGTGGTGCGTGCGCTGGTGGGCACGGCGCTGCTCGCCCTCAGCCGCGCCGCGCCGGGGTCGAGGCGGTCCGGGTTGAGACCGCCCGCGCTGTGGTCGGGGATGCGCACCGGATCGGTCGCCGCGGCCGTGGTGGCATCCTCGGTGGTCGCGACCACGGCGCTGCCTGCGGTCCGCACCGCGATGCGCGAGCGGGAACTGCCGCCTGCCGTGGCGTTCTGGCTGATGCTGGGGATCCCGCTGGGAACCGTGTGGTCCGAGGAGGCCGCGTTCCGCGGCGCTCTCGGCGCAGTGGGTACCGGCGCGTTCGGGCACACAGGCGGAAGGCTTCTGCAGGCAACGGCATTCGGACTGTCACACATACCCGATGCACGCGCGGCCGGTGAACCGGTGGTCGGCACCGTGCTGGCGACCGGCGCGGCGGGCTGGTTCCTGGACTGGTTGATGCATCGTACGAAAAGCCTTGCCGCGCCGCTGCTGGTGCATCTTGCGCTCAACGAGGCGGGTGCGCTGGCCGCGGTGTGGTACGCGCGAAAATCGCCGCGGCCGCAGTGA